Proteins encoded in a region of the Streptomyces sp. NBC_00310 genome:
- a CDS encoding ferredoxin produces MGDRWHVEVDRALCIGSAQCTHLAPDAFRLDSAMQSHPVAPDTDAHERILKAAEGCPVEAIAIALLGSGEPVFPPEE; encoded by the coding sequence ATGGGCGACCGCTGGCACGTGGAGGTCGACCGCGCCCTCTGCATCGGCTCCGCCCAGTGCACCCACCTCGCACCGGACGCCTTCCGCCTCGACTCCGCGATGCAGTCCCACCCCGTCGCCCCCGACACCGACGCCCACGAACGCATCCTGAAGGCGGCCGAGGGCTGCCCGGTGGAGGCGATCGCGATCGCCCTGCTGGGCAGCGGGGAGCCGGTGTTCCCGCCGGAGGAGTAG